In a single window of the Acidobacteriota bacterium genome:
- a CDS encoding putative sulfate exporter family transporter — MLWQKAAFFLAIAFLLSPWGSPYMALALGMAMALTIGNPFPDLTGKPAKYLLQASVVMLGFGMNLEAVVKAGRGGIAFIVAVVFGALILGFALGKLLGVSSKIRTLISCGTAICGGSAIAAVGPAIKAENDEMSVSLGTVFILNAIALFLFPLIGHSLDMSQSQFGLWAAIAIQDTSSVVGASSSYGTDSLAVATTVKLARTLWIIPLALALAFAYRDPEDKAKITLPWFIFFFVGAVAARTYGSSHVLPSIFDALVNLAKAGLIVTLFLIGLGMTREMLSNVGWRPFVLGLVLWVIIAGGSLWAVLSFA; from the coding sequence ATGCTCTGGCAAAAGGCCGCCTTTTTTCTAGCGATCGCATTTCTCCTCTCACCGTGGGGCTCGCCTTATATGGCGTTGGCTCTTGGAATGGCGATGGCGCTGACCATCGGGAATCCTTTCCCGGACCTGACTGGCAAACCCGCGAAATATCTGCTCCAGGCCTCGGTCGTGATGCTGGGTTTTGGAATGAATCTGGAGGCGGTCGTCAAGGCAGGCCGCGGCGGGATCGCATTCATAGTGGCGGTGGTTTTCGGTGCGTTGATACTTGGTTTTGCGCTAGGAAAGCTGCTCGGTGTTTCGTCAAAGATCCGCACGCTCATTTCGTGCGGTACAGCTATTTGCGGCGGCAGTGCCATCGCGGCGGTCGGGCCGGCGATAAAGGCTGAGAACGACGAAATGTCCGTCTCGCTTGGCACGGTATTTATACTCAATGCGATCGCTCTTTTTCTTTTTCCTTTGATCGGGCATTCGCTGGATATGTCGCAGAGCCAATTCGGGCTGTGGGCGGCGATCGCCATACAGGACACGAGTTCGGTGGTCGGTGCTTCGAGCAGCTACGGTACAGATTCGTTGGCCGTTGCGACGACAGTAAAGCTCGCGCGAACGCTTTGGATCATACCGCTTGCGCTCGCGTTGGCATTCGCCTATCGCGACCCCGAGGACAAGGCAAAGATCACGCTGCCGTGGTTCATTTTCTTCTTTGTCGGTGCGGTGGCGGCACGGACTTACGGTTCGTCACACGTTTTGCCGAGCATTTTTGATGCGCTGGTAAACCTTGCAAAGGCAGGGCTTATTGTGACGCTGTTCCTGATCGGCCTCGGAATGACGCGTGAAATGCTCTCCAACGTCGGCTGGCGGCCTTTCGTTTTGGGATTGGTGCTTTGGGTTATCATTGCGGGCGGCTCACTGTGGGCGGTGCTTAGCTTTGCATGA
- a CDS encoding DUF4197 domain-containing protein has product MKAVKTFAAAIVITSILSSFTLAQTRRQPTLSDLDISRGLKAALDKGVRAAIKDLGRQNGFLGNDRVRIPLPDSLKKVEGTMRFLGQGKRVNEFIASMNHAAEKAVPEAVDIFVDSLGQMTFTDARNILFSGQDDAATQFFRRTSEERLRVKFRPIVEEFTEQVGVTQQYKSLIGRYGRFGSFLGQDATDIDGYVTQKALDGLFLLIADEEKRIRRDPVGRTTAILRTVFGVLR; this is encoded by the coding sequence ATGAAAGCCGTAAAGACATTCGCAGCAGCTATCGTCATAACGTCAATATTATCAAGCTTTACGCTTGCACAGACGCGCCGCCAGCCGACGCTTTCCGACTTGGACATCTCACGCGGGCTTAAGGCGGCCCTCGATAAGGGCGTCCGTGCTGCAATCAAAGACCTCGGCCGTCAGAATGGTTTTCTCGGCAACGACCGCGTCCGAATTCCGTTGCCCGACAGCCTGAAAAAGGTCGAGGGAACGATGCGATTCCTGGGACAGGGCAAACGCGTCAACGAGTTCATAGCGTCTATGAATCACGCCGCCGAAAAGGCGGTGCCCGAGGCTGTCGATATCTTCGTCGATTCGCTTGGCCAAATGACGTTTACCGACGCCCGCAATATCCTCTTCAGCGGTCAGGACGACGCCGCGACGCAGTTTTTCCGCAGAACGAGCGAGGAAAGGCTGCGTGTGAAATTCCGCCCGATCGTCGAGGAATTCACCGAACAGGTTGGCGTCACACAGCAGTACAAATCGCTGATCGGGCGCTACGGGCGATTCGGTTCGTTCCTCGGTCAGGACGCGACGGACATCGACGGCTACGTTACGCAGAAAGCTCTCGACGGCCTGTTCCTGCTCATCGCCGACGAGGAAAAACGCATACGCCGCGATCCTGTAGGCAGAACGACCGCAATACTGAGGACGGTTTTCGGCGTACTTAGGTAA
- the gpmA gene encoding 2,3-diphosphoglycerate-dependent phosphoglycerate mutase, with protein MYKVVLIRHGESQWNKENRFTGWYDVDLSEKGIAEAKAAGQLLKSEGFVFDEAYTSVLKRAIRTLWLILDEMDAMWLPQTKSWLLNERHYGDLQGLDKAETAAKYGDDQVLIWRRSYDIPPPELDPSDERYLGNDPRYAGIENFPATECLKDTVERVVPYWESEIVPKIRAGKRLIIAAHGNSLRALVKHLDGIADEDIVSLNIPTGVPLVYELDADMRPISSSYLGDQDAIRAAQEAVANQGKAKQ; from the coding sequence ATGTACAAAGTTGTCTTGATACGTCACGGCGAGAGTCAATGGAACAAGGAAAACAGGTTCACGGGCTGGTACGACGTCGATCTGTCGGAAAAGGGAATTGCCGAGGCAAAAGCCGCCGGGCAACTGCTGAAAAGCGAAGGTTTCGTGTTTGACGAGGCATACACTTCGGTGCTGAAACGTGCGATCCGCACGCTGTGGCTGATTCTCGATGAGATGGACGCAATGTGGCTGCCGCAGACGAAATCGTGGCTGCTAAATGAACGGCATTACGGCGATTTGCAGGGACTCGACAAAGCTGAGACAGCGGCGAAGTACGGCGACGATCAGGTGCTGATCTGGCGTCGCAGTTATGACATTCCGCCGCCCGAATTGGACCCGAGCGACGAGCGTTATCTCGGCAACGATCCGCGTTATGCCGGCATTGAGAATTTCCCGGCGACCGAATGCCTGAAGGATACTGTCGAACGCGTCGTGCCGTATTGGGAAAGCGAGATAGTGCCGAAGATCCGTGCAGGCAAACGCCTGATCATCGCCGCACACGGCAACAGCCTGCGTGCATTGGTCAAACATCTCGACGGCATCGCGGACGAAGATATCGTCAGCCTGAACATACCGACCGGCGTGCCTTTGGTGTACGAACTTGATGCCGATATGCGGCCAATTTCGAGCAGCTATTTGGGCGATCAGGACGCGATCCGTGCCGCACAGGAAGCGGTCGCGAATCAGGGAAAAGCGAAACAATAG
- a CDS encoding bifunctional folylpolyglutamate synthase/dihydrofolate synthase — MNFPESEAYLYSLGNEVEAMKLGLDNIRTLLAGLGEPQRKYLKVQVAGTNGKGSVCALLESVAREAGISVGLFTSPHLISITERIRIDGVDISEDEFAMFASIVRETAEQLLDESSLQYRPTYFEHITAMALLAFADAGVELAILETGLGGRLDATTAANAEIAAITRIDLDHQEYLGDTIKQIAAEKAAIIHEKTRAVIIGRQRPAVLEVFRQRLRELSFPPSRVRECAVVFDESSLGNPIRKLPAETGLLGRHQIENAETAVLLVEALRQHFTITDDEVLVGLRNAKHPGRLEYIGNFLLDGAHNPAGAKALRSFIEFNEKRPITLVFGAMREKNVAELLGVLAPLAKRVVLTRPSNSRALSSEELLAELPGNINKDAVSTTDNVLDAVAVARGITPADGVILVAGSLYLVGEVRRIITRHPSRLKL, encoded by the coding sequence TTGAATTTCCCAGAATCCGAAGCCTACCTTTACTCGCTCGGCAATGAGGTCGAGGCGATGAAATTGGGCCTCGACAATATCCGTACACTGCTCGCGGGGCTTGGCGAACCGCAGCGAAAATATCTCAAGGTTCAGGTCGCGGGGACGAACGGCAAAGGCTCTGTCTGTGCTCTTCTCGAGTCGGTCGCCCGCGAAGCGGGAATTTCCGTTGGGCTGTTCACGTCGCCGCATCTCATTTCAATAACCGAACGCATCCGCATCGACGGCGTTGACATCAGCGAAGATGAATTTGCGATGTTCGCTTCGATCGTCCGCGAAACTGCCGAGCAGCTTCTCGATGAAAGTTCGCTTCAATATCGTCCGACATATTTCGAACACATAACGGCGATGGCGTTGCTCGCATTTGCAGATGCGGGCGTGGAACTCGCCATTCTCGAAACAGGCCTCGGCGGACGGCTCGATGCAACGACCGCCGCAAACGCCGAAATTGCCGCGATAACGCGGATCGACCTCGATCATCAGGAATATCTCGGCGACACCATTAAACAGATCGCCGCGGAAAAGGCAGCTATCATTCACGAAAAGACCAGAGCGGTCATCATCGGCAGACAGAGGCCGGCGGTTTTGGAAGTATTTCGGCAGAGGCTGCGTGAACTTTCGTTTCCGCCGAGTCGTGTGAGGGAATGCGCGGTTGTTTTTGACGAGAGCTCGTTGGGAAACCCGATCAGAAAACTGCCGGCGGAAACGGGATTGCTCGGCAGGCACCAGATAGAGAACGCTGAGACCGCCGTTCTTCTGGTGGAAGCACTGCGGCAGCATTTCACCATCACCGACGATGAAGTGCTCGTCGGCCTCAGGAATGCCAAACATCCCGGAAGGCTCGAATATATCGGTAATTTTCTGCTCGACGGGGCCCATAATCCCGCCGGAGCGAAGGCGTTGCGAAGTTTCATCGAATTCAACGAAAAGCGTCCTATCACACTTGTTTTCGGTGCGATGCGGGAAAAGAATGTCGCTGAATTGCTGGGGGTCTTAGCTCCGCTTGCGAAACGTGTGGTGCTGACGCGGCCTTCAAATTCACGTGCGCTGTCATCCGAAGAATTACTTGCCGAATTGCCCGGCAACATCAACAAAGACGCGGTCAGTACGACCGACAATGTTTTGGACGCGGTTGCCGTTGCCCGCGGCATCACGCCCGCAGATGGCGTGATTCTTGTCGCAGGTTCGCTGTATCTTGTCGGCGAGGTTCGTAGAATCATCACTCGTCATCCGTCACGGTTGAAACTTTAG
- a CDS encoding acetyl-CoA carboxylase carboxyltransferase subunit beta produces the protein MSWFRRDKPKIESPDDEERTVRTEGIFVKCPECDSALYRRELRDSKEVCTHCGYHFRYTAENRLKDLFDDGRYETLFDEITSADPLEFVDSKPYKDRIEQAKKVSGLPEAIVCGKGMAGGHLVFAGAMDMSFIGGSMGSAVGEKITLLIEAAMDEKGAVVIYSASGGARMQEGTLSLMQMGKISAALARLHEMHLPYISVLTDPTTGGVTASFAMLGDVNIAEPKALIGFAGPRVIEQTIRQKLPKGFQRSEFLLEHGMVDIVVDRREMRDTIIRVLDFMMNPQAVI, from the coding sequence ATGTCGTGGTTTCGCAGAGATAAGCCAAAGATCGAGAGCCCGGACGACGAAGAGCGTACTGTTCGCACGGAAGGCATCTTCGTCAAATGCCCGGAATGCGATTCGGCACTTTATCGGCGTGAACTCCGCGATTCGAAGGAGGTCTGCACTCATTGCGGCTATCATTTTCGCTACACCGCCGAGAACAGGTTGAAAGACCTGTTCGACGACGGCCGCTATGAGACGCTTTTCGATGAGATAACCTCAGCCGATCCGCTCGAATTCGTCGATTCGAAACCATACAAAGATCGTATTGAACAGGCGAAGAAAGTTTCGGGCCTGCCCGAAGCTATCGTTTGTGGCAAAGGCATGGCCGGCGGTCACCTTGTTTTCGCCGGTGCGATGGATATGTCCTTCATCGGCGGCTCGATGGGTTCTGCGGTCGGCGAAAAGATCACGCTGCTGATCGAAGCCGCTATGGATGAAAAAGGCGCTGTCGTTATCTATTCAGCTTCGGGCGGTGCCCGAATGCAGGAAGGCACATTGTCGCTGATGCAGATGGGCAAGATATCTGCGGCCCTCGCACGGCTGCACGAGATGCATCTGCCGTATATTTCCGTTCTAACTGATCCGACGACCGGCGGCGTTACGGCCAGTTTTGCGATGCTCGGCGACGTGAATATCGCCGAACCCAAGGCTCTCATCGGCTTTGCAGGGCCGCGCGTTATCGAGCAAACCATCCGCCAAAAGCTTCCGAAAGGTTTCCAGCGGAGCGAGTTCCTGCTCGAGCACGGTATGGTGGATATCGTGGTCGATCGCCGCGAGATGCGCGATACCATCATTCGTGTTTTGGATTTCATGATGAACCCGCAGGCAGTCATATAA
- a CDS encoding inositol monophosphatase → MLNFAIETAKDAGRVLMEKFGRIEAVTKKGDINLVTEADLASEALIIERIKSHFPKHSILAEEAGNAVIIGDDGGHKWIIDPLDGTTNFAHGYPCFCVTIALEHEGRIVLGVSYDPTRDELFAAERGQGATLNGKPMRVSATDSLGDALIVTGFPYDIKRRDDFARHLTQMLLSCRGVRRDGSAAIDLAYVACGRFDGFWEEGLNPWDMAAGILLIEEAGGRVSNYDGSEFDLYQPPILASNGRIHVEMSSILR, encoded by the coding sequence ATGTTAAATTTTGCCATTGAGACGGCGAAAGATGCGGGCCGCGTGTTGATGGAAAAGTTCGGCCGCATCGAGGCCGTTACAAAAAAGGGTGACATTAACCTCGTGACCGAGGCTGACCTTGCATCTGAGGCATTGATAATCGAGCGTATCAAGTCGCATTTTCCCAAGCATTCCATTCTTGCCGAGGAAGCAGGCAACGCCGTCATCATCGGTGACGACGGCGGGCATAAATGGATCATCGATCCGCTGGACGGGACGACGAATTTTGCACACGGCTATCCTTGTTTCTGCGTTACGATAGCGTTGGAACACGAAGGCAGGATCGTGCTGGGCGTTTCATACGATCCGACGCGTGATGAGCTTTTCGCCGCGGAACGGGGACAAGGTGCCACGCTGAACGGAAAGCCGATGCGCGTGTCGGCGACCGATTCGCTCGGTGATGCGCTTATCGTTACGGGCTTCCCATACGACATAAAACGGCGCGATGATTTTGCACGTCATTTGACGCAAATGCTACTAAGCTGTCGCGGAGTTCGCCGCGACGGATCCGCAGCGATCGATCTGGCGTATGTCGCGTGCGGACGGTTTGACGGCTTTTGGGAAGAGGGGCTGAATCCGTGGGATATGGCAGCCGGGATCCTGCTGATCGAAGAGGCCGGCGGCCGCGTCAGCAATTACGACGGTTCTGAATTTGACCTCTATCAACCGCCCATACTTGCCTCGAACGGCCGTATTCATGTCGAGATGTCCTCGATACTTCGGTGA